The sequence CGTTCGAATGGTTCGCAGCGCGAGTCTGAGGGAGGGCATATGACGGTAAAAAAATCCTGGTTTGAGGTCTTGCAGGCAGGCTCGCTGCGTTTCGCCGCAGGGATCGATGTCGGTTCGCAAAGCGTGCGTCTGGTCGTGATCAGTCATCGCGCGTTGCCGGCTTCGGTGCTGAATATCGAATACGTGTCGACGGTGCCGCTCGCGCCGGGCGCGATGGCGGGCACCGAGATCGCCGACCGGCACGCGGTGGCGCGCGCGTTGCGCGAAGCGTTCGCCGGTCTGCCGCGCGCGTGTGCTGTGCAAGCGTTGCGTTGCGCGATGGCGGTGCCCGCGTCGGCCACGGTCATGACCACGGTGTCGCTCGCGCGGCTTGCCGCGCAAAGCGGCTGCGCGGAAGACGGCGGGCATGAGCTGGCCGAACTGGAACCGGCGGTGATGAACGAGGTCGAGCGGATCGCGGGGCTCGAACGGCATGCGCTGGCGGTCGACTGGTACGTCGACGAAAGGCCCGGCGCGAGCCGCTCGGTGACGATTGCCGCGACCGCGCGCCAGCATCTCGAGGCGCGTATGGAATGCGCGGCGGCGGCCGGCATTTCACTGACCGCCATCGACGGCGAGCCGCAAGCGGCCCTGCGCGCCATGCGCTATGCGGCGAGTCATGAACTCGATCCGCACGAGTCGTACATCGCGCTGTGGATCGGTACGGACGGCGTGTACGGATGGCGTTTCGCCGAGGACTGTCTGGTCCGCGAGATGCGCTATCCGGCGCCCGAACACACGGATCTCGCCGACGCGTTGCGCGACCTGAGTCATGACGCCGCGGTTCGTTGCGCGTTCCTGAGCGGCGAGGTCGATCTGCTCGACGGGGTGGGCTTTTCGATGGTGGATATCGCGGATGTATTGAGTTGCCCGGTACTGCCCTTCGACCTGGCGCTGCTCGGCAGCGTTGAGCGGCCGCAGACCGATGCGTTGTTGCACGAACCGGAAGGCGCGGTGGCGTTCGGGCTGGCGTTGCGCGGGGTATTCGAATGATGGGCGGTCTGTTACTGGGAGCGGGCTCGCATCCGCCGGTGTTTTCGTCGTCTTCGTCATCGTCTTCGTCTTCGCGCGGTGTGCGCTTCGTGCGGTCGTGGCTCGGTGGTTTCAATCTGCTGCCGTACCGGCAGCGCAATGCCCGGCTTGCGCGTCGGCGTCGGCTACTTGAATGGACTGCCGCCGCATTCGCCGGCTGCGCCGCCGTGCTGCCAGTGATCGGGTGGCAGGCGTTCGAGCGCATGCAGCTCGATGCGCGGCGCGCATCGATCGATCAATCGTTCACGCGTCTGAGCGCACCGCTCGCGGAGCACGCGACCTTGCTGCGTACGAGAGACGAGCAACGCAAAAACACCGCGCATGCCAAGCGTTTGTCCGACCCGCTCACGCATTTGCGCGATCTGATCGATGCGCTGAGTTCCGAGCCGGGCGAGGGCGTGGTGTTGCAGCAGATGCGTCAGCGTGAACACGAGACCCAAATGCTGGCGACGTCGCGTGGACATGCGGCGTCGGCGGCGTGGCTCAAACGCTTGAGCGGCATTCGCGGCGTGAAAGGCGCGGAGGTGAGCGACCTGCATAGCTCGGCGACGCGGGGTGCAGGGCGGCCGGGTGCTGGCGCGGGCCTTGGCCTTGGCGCTGGCGTGGCTGGCCCGGTTGAGTTCGGCGCGCATTTGCGTTGGGACGACGTGGTGTTGAAGACGGCCGGCAAGACGGGCTTCGCTTCATCGCTTCCCGTTAAGTCCGAACTATCGAGAGGTGTGAAATGAGCACGACATTCGTTGAGTTTGGCGGCGCGGCCAGCGTGCGCCCGTTCGTCTCGCATTGGATAAAGCGTGCGCGCTTGCCGTTCGATGCGTGGAGCAGACGTCGCCGCTGGGTGGTTGCTTTGCTGATTGCCGTGACGGTTTTCGCTCTCGGCACGCATGGCTGGATCGTGGCTGATTTCTCCGGAGTCGACGCGAGCCGGTCGGCGTTGGCGGCGAGCGTGCGACGCCTGGCTGACGCGCGGCATTCGCTCGGGCAGTTGCCCGCGCTGCGGCGGGAAGTTGCGGCGACAGGCGCGGTGCGTTCAAGCGCGTCATGGACCTCGGCAGACGACGTGCGCATCGTCTCCGAACTGGCCGCGCAGAACGACGTCACGCTGTTGAGCCTTGAACCCGGCGCCGCCAGCGGTGCGGGCGCTGAAAGCATGCGCCCGCTGCAGTTCACCGCGCGCACCGATTTCGTCCACCTGATGGCGTTTCTGCGTGGGTTGTCGGATTTGCCGGTGCTGACCGTTCCCGTCGACGTGACGGTTAAACGCGATGCCGTGTCGCTCGTGGTGAACGCGACGCTGAATATGTTCAGCGCGCTGCGGCCGGCGCCGTTGAATGCGTCCGCGGACGCGTTCGTCGACGCAAGCCTCGATTCGGACGACGACGAGGATCTCGTGTTCTTCGATCCGTTCTCGCCGCCGCAGATGTTCGCCGCAGGTGGTGTGTCCGATGGTTCGGCGTTGCGACTCGTTGGACTGCTGCGCGATCGCACGCGTGGTTTGGCGTTGCTCGATACGGCGGATGGCGCGACTACGGTCGTGGCCGGGCAGCAGATCGGTGCCGAGCGCGTCACGAGGCTCGACGCGCTCGGGATTACGCTCGCGAGAGGCGATGAGACGCGCACGTTGTCGTTGATGGAGGCTTCATGATGAGCGCGGCGAAATTAGCGCGGATCGCGTGGTCGTATTGGGGCGTGGGACCGTTGTCGGGAGCGTGCGTTTTGCGCGGGGCTCGCTTGTCTCGTGTATTTCGCGTGTCTTGCGGCGGTCGAGTGTCCTGCGCATCATCTTCTACTGGTGAACGGGTAGCGGGCGTGTCTCGCTCGCTGCTTGCGTGCAGGCTGCAGCGCGGGCGTCGCGCGTGTCTCGGGCTGGTCGTCATCAGTTCGGCGTTGAGCGTCGGTATCGCGCGGGCTTCGCCGCCACCGTTGCCGCCGCTACCGGACTATATGTTGCGGGATGATCCGGTCGGGTCGCCGGACGCGTCGCACAACGCACCGCCGTTGCCGCGCGAGGTTGCCGTCGAAGTGCCGAACCCGTTTCGCGACGACTCAGCGGAGACGACGGATGCGTCGAAGGCGGCAGCGTCCGCTGCGGCTGGTGGCGCCGACGGCATGGGCACGGTTGATGCGGCCACCGCCGACGCCGCAGCCGGCGCCACCGCCTCCCCGCTGCCCAAGCAACCCTTAATCCCAACCCGCGACGTCGCCTCCGCCTCCGCGCTCGAAGGCCCACCCACACCGCTACCGCCGGCCTCACGCCTCAGCGACGCCCCGAAAACCGCCGCCGACGCCAATCTCGCAGCCGACGACAAAGCGATCTCGCTGAACTTCCAGCGCGCCGAACTGGGCGCCGTGCTCAACGCGTTCGCGCAGTTCACCGGGCTGAACATCGTCGCGAGCGAAAGAGTGCGTGGCGCCGTCTCGTTGCGGCTCGACAAGGTGCCGTGGCGCACGGCGTTCGATACCTTGCTCGACGTCAACGGCCTCGCGATGGAGCGTCGCGGCAACGTGATCTGGGTCGCGCCGCAGGCCGATCTGGCCGCGCGCGAGCGGCAACGCTTCGAAGCGCACGCCCGCAGCGCCGATCTCGAACCGCTCGCCAGCCGCACGTTCCAGTTGCACTACGCGCGCGCCGAGGACGTGCGCCGCCTGCTGACCGGCTCCGGTAATCAGCGCGTGCTGTCCAAACGCGGCGCCGCCACCGCCGATCCGCGCACCAACCTGCTGTTCGTGACCGACCTCGAGGCGCGCGTCGCGCAGATCGCGGCGCTGCTCGGCTCCGTCGACCGGCCGACCCGCCAGGTATTGATCGAAGCGCGCATCGTCGAGGGCGAACACGGGTTCTCGCGCAATCTCGGCGTGCGGCTCTCGATGGCCGCCACGAGCGAAGACGGCTCGGCGCGCGGCCTGACCGGCGGCAAAGACGGCGCGGTTTATGATCTGTCGGCGCGACCCATCGCCGGTTTCGACGCCGCGACCGCCGGCTTGACGCTGTTCGCGGCTGCCGCGACGCGGCTCCTGAACATCGAGCTCAGCGCGCTGGAGGCCGAAGGCCGCGGGGAAATCGTCTCCAGTCCACGGGTCGTCACGGCCGACCGGATGAAGGCGGTGGTCGAGCAGGGCACCGAGCTGCCGTACCAGGCGAAGGTGGGGCAGGGCGTGTCGGGCGTGCAGTTCCGTCGCGCGACGCTCAAACTCGAGGTCGAGCCGCAAATCATGCCCGACGGCCGGGTCGTGCTGGACCTCGACGTCGCCAAAGACAGCGTCGGCGAACAGACCGACGCCGGCCCCGCGATCAACACCAAACACGTGCAAACGCGGGTCGAAGTCGAGGATGGTGGTACGGTGTCGATCGGCGGAATTTACGCAACCGACGACCGGGACGATGTGACGCGGGTGCCGCTCCTGGGCAAAATACCGCTTTTGGGGGCGCTTTTCCGCCATCGGGCACATCGCGACCAGCGCAGCGAACTGGCGGTTTTCATCACGCCGCGCGTCGTGCAGATAAATTAGGGGCATGGCGCCGCCGCTCTCCAGCGGCGGCGCGCAGGCTCGACAAGGCAGCCGCTTTGCCAGTAAGCTGCGGCACGACCTATACCGGATTAGCCAGAGGACACCGTTGCAAGCGCGGGACGCACACGCCAATGTATTTTTTGTAGGGCTCATGGGGGCAGGAAAAACCACCGTGGGCCGGGCCATTGCGCGCCGTCTCGATCGCCCGTTCTTCGATTCCGACCACGAAATCGAAGCGCGCACGGGCGCGCGCATTCCGGTGATCTTCGAGCTGGAGGGCGAAGCGGGCTTTCGCGAGCGCGAGGCGAGCGTGATTTCCGAGCTCACCGGGCGCGAAAATATCGTGCTGGCCACCGGTGGCGGCGCGGTGCTGCGGCCGGAAAACCGTGAATCATTGCAAAATCGCGGCGTGGTGATCTACCTGCGAGCCAATCCGCATGATCTCTGGCTGCGCACCCGGCGCGACAAGAATCGCCCGCTTCTGCAAACCGAAGACCCCAAGGCGCGTCTCGAAGCGCTCTACGAAGTGCGCGATCCGTTATATCGGGAATGCGCGCATTTCGTCATCGAAACCGGCCGGCCTTCGGTCAACGGCCTCGTCAATATGGTTCTGATGCAGCTCGAGATGGTCGGCGTCGCCAAACACCCTGCGTCATAATGGACCGTATGATTACCGTCAATGTCGAACTGGGCGAGCGCGCCTACCCCATCCATATCGGTGCCGATCTGCTCGGCCAGACCGCGTTGTTCGCACCGCATATTGCCGGCAGTTCGGTCACGATCGTCACGAATACCACCGTCGAGCCGCTTTACGGCGACAAGCTGCGCGCCGCACTCGCGCCGCTCGGCAAGCAGGTTTCCACGGTCGTTTTGCCGGACGGCGAAGCGTACAAAAACCTCGAGACTCTGAACCTGATTTTCGACGCGCTGCTCGGCTCGCGCGCCGATCGCAAGACCACGCTGATCGCTTTGGGCGGCGGCGTGATCGGCGATATGACGGGTTTTGCCGCGGCCTGCTACATGCGCGGCGTGCCGTTCATTCAGGTGCCGACTACGTTGCTGTCGCAGGTGGATTCGTCGGTGGGCGGCAAGACCGGCATCAATCATCCGCTCGGCAAGAACATGATCGGCGCGTTCTACCAGCCGCAAGCCGTGATCGCCGACATCGGCGCGTTGCGCACGCTGCCGGCGCGCGAACTGGCGGCGGGCGTCGCCGAAGTGATCAAGACCGGCGCGATTGCCGACGCCGGCTTCTTCAGCTGGATCGAAGCGAACGTTGCGGCGCTGAACGCCTGCGAGCCCGCGGCGCTGATCGAGGCGGTCAAGCGCTCGTGCGAGATCAAGGCGTCGGTGGTGGCGCAGGACGAGCGTGAAGGCGGACTGCGCGCGATCCTCAATTTCGGTCACACCTTCGGCCACGCGATCGAAGCCGGGCTCGGCTACGGCGAATGGCTGCACGGCGAGGCGGTCGGCTGCGGGATGGTGATGGCGGCGGATCTGTCCGTCCGCATGGGCTATCTCGACGAGACCGCGCGCAAACGCCTGGTCGACGTGATCGTCGCCGCGCATTTGCCGACCCGGGCGCCCGCGCTCGGCGAGTCGCGCTATGTCGAACTCATGCAGGTCGACAAGAAGGCGGAAGCCGGCATGATCAAATTCATTCTGCTGAAGCGTTTCGGTGAGACGCTGATCACCCAGGCGCCCGACGACGAGGTGCAGGCCACGCTGGCTGCCGCGATCTAAAGACGGCGGCTAGCCGGGCAAAGCATCACGCACCCGCGTCACGAGGCGCCGTTTATGTTTCGGAGAACCCGGTGACAGACAGGCGCAGCGACGATGTAAAGCACGACCCGGCGGAGCCGGCCGGCACGGCGGCGCTCGGCGTGCTCACCCAGGAAGCACTCGAAGCGCACCTTGCGCCGTATGCGGCGCATTCGGCGCAGTCGCGCGGCCGCCGTTATCCGGAAGTCGCGCCCAGCGCCCGTACCGAATTCCAGCGCGACCGCGACCGCATCGTCCACTCCACGGCGTTCCGCCGGCTCGAATACAAAACGCAGGTCTTCGTGAATCACGAGGGCGACCTGTTTCGCACGCGTCTCACGCATAGCCTCGAAGTGGCGCAGATCGCGCGGTCGGTAGCGCGTAATCTGCGGGTCAACGAAGACCTCGTCGAAGCGATTTCGTTGGCTCACGATCTCGGCCACACGCCATTCGGCCATGCCGGTCAGGACGCGTTGAACGAATGCATGCGCGAGCACGGCGGCTTTGAACACAATCTGCAAAGTCTCGCGGTGGTCGACGATCTGGAAGAGCACTACGGCGCGTTCGACGGCCTGAACCTGTGCTTCGAAACGCGCGAGGGGATTCTCAAGCACTGTTCGCGGGAAAACGCGCGGCGCCTCGGCGCGCTGGGCGAACGCTTTCTCGAAGGCCGCCAGCCGTCTATCGAAGCGCAGATCGCCAACGTCGCCGACGAGATCGCGTACAACAACCATGACGTCGACGACGGCTTGCGCTCCGG is a genomic window of Paraburkholderia bryophila containing:
- a CDS encoding shikimate kinase, which gives rise to MQARDAHANVFFVGLMGAGKTTVGRAIARRLDRPFFDSDHEIEARTGARIPVIFELEGEAGFREREASVISELTGRENIVLATGGGAVLRPENRESLQNRGVVIYLRANPHDLWLRTRRDKNRPLLQTEDPKARLEALYEVRDPLYRECAHFVIETGRPSVNGLVNMVLMQLEMVGVAKHPAS
- a CDS encoding fimbrial assembly protein, which codes for MMGGLLLGAGSHPPVFSSSSSSSSSSRGVRFVRSWLGGFNLLPYRQRNARLARRRRLLEWTAAAFAGCAAVLPVIGWQAFERMQLDARRASIDQSFTRLSAPLAEHATLLRTRDEQRKNTAHAKRLSDPLTHLRDLIDALSSEPGEGVVLQQMRQREHETQMLATSRGHAASAAWLKRLSGIRGVKGAEVSDLHSSATRGAGRPGAGAGLGLGAGVAGPVEFGAHLRWDDVVLKTAGKTGFASSLPVKSELSRGVK
- the pilM gene encoding type IV pilus biogenesis protein PilM, producing the protein MTVKKSWFEVLQAGSLRFAAGIDVGSQSVRLVVISHRALPASVLNIEYVSTVPLAPGAMAGTEIADRHAVARALREAFAGLPRACAVQALRCAMAVPASATVMTTVSLARLAAQSGCAEDGGHELAELEPAVMNEVERIAGLERHALAVDWYVDERPGASRSVTIAATARQHLEARMECAAAAGISLTAIDGEPQAALRAMRYAASHELDPHESYIALWIGTDGVYGWRFAEDCLVREMRYPAPEHTDLADALRDLSHDAAVRCAFLSGEVDLLDGVGFSMVDIADVLSCPVLPFDLALLGSVERPQTDALLHEPEGAVAFGLALRGVFE
- a CDS encoding deoxyguanosinetriphosphate triphosphohydrolase, giving the protein MTDRRSDDVKHDPAEPAGTAALGVLTQEALEAHLAPYAAHSAQSRGRRYPEVAPSARTEFQRDRDRIVHSTAFRRLEYKTQVFVNHEGDLFRTRLTHSLEVAQIARSVARNLRVNEDLVEAISLAHDLGHTPFGHAGQDALNECMREHGGFEHNLQSLAVVDDLEEHYGAFDGLNLCFETREGILKHCSRENARRLGALGERFLEGRQPSIEAQIANVADEIAYNNHDVDDGLRSGLLTVEQLAEVELWQTHYEAARRDFPQIEGRRLIHETVRRIINTLIVDLIDTTKLNLVRYAPNSLDAVRAAPVLVAHSDAIAAQAAVLKRFLFKNLYRHYRVMRMANKARRVVIGLFNAFTEDPRLLPPGYLSADGAQQARLIAHYIAGMTDRYALKEYQRLFVIEDN
- a CDS encoding type IV pilus secretin PilQ, whose translation is MQRGRRACLGLVVISSALSVGIARASPPPLPPLPDYMLRDDPVGSPDASHNAPPLPREVAVEVPNPFRDDSAETTDASKAAASAAAGGADGMGTVDAATADAAAGATASPLPKQPLIPTRDVASASALEGPPTPLPPASRLSDAPKTAADANLAADDKAISLNFQRAELGAVLNAFAQFTGLNIVASERVRGAVSLRLDKVPWRTAFDTLLDVNGLAMERRGNVIWVAPQADLAARERQRFEAHARSADLEPLASRTFQLHYARAEDVRRLLTGSGNQRVLSKRGAATADPRTNLLFVTDLEARVAQIAALLGSVDRPTRQVLIEARIVEGEHGFSRNLGVRLSMAATSEDGSARGLTGGKDGAVYDLSARPIAGFDAATAGLTLFAAAATRLLNIELSALEAEGRGEIVSSPRVVTADRMKAVVEQGTELPYQAKVGQGVSGVQFRRATLKLEVEPQIMPDGRVVLDLDVAKDSVGEQTDAGPAINTKHVQTRVEVEDGGTVSIGGIYATDDRDDVTRVPLLGKIPLLGALFRHRAHRDQRSELAVFITPRVVQIN
- the aroB gene encoding 3-dehydroquinate synthase; amino-acid sequence: MITVNVELGERAYPIHIGADLLGQTALFAPHIAGSSVTIVTNTTVEPLYGDKLRAALAPLGKQVSTVVLPDGEAYKNLETLNLIFDALLGSRADRKTTLIALGGGVIGDMTGFAAACYMRGVPFIQVPTTLLSQVDSSVGGKTGINHPLGKNMIGAFYQPQAVIADIGALRTLPARELAAGVAEVIKTGAIADAGFFSWIEANVAALNACEPAALIEAVKRSCEIKASVVAQDEREGGLRAILNFGHTFGHAIEAGLGYGEWLHGEAVGCGMVMAADLSVRMGYLDETARKRLVDVIVAAHLPTRAPALGESRYVELMQVDKKAEAGMIKFILLKRFGETLITQAPDDEVQATLAAAI